A genome region from Neptunomonas japonica JAMM 1380 includes the following:
- a CDS encoding substrate-binding domain-containing protein — MPGKRIHIDPTWSFRDEAGNTLDPQLFRLLAAINQHKKLTAASESAGISYRHAWNMLNKWADFFGAQLVKLEKGRGATLTPLGDKLLWAEQRVMARFQPQMANLASELNVEIQKALVNLTPLLRIQASHGYAVALLPDVCEGLQLDLQYSSPLEALTALNRDACDIAGFHMPAGVVIPSLIERYQQLLKPRSHKVIRFISRQQGLMIKKDNPLNIHSIQDLTHEGIRFINRQEDSGTRALLDQLVKNEGVCADNIEGYNNREFTHSAVAAYIAAGMADVGFGVEQAAYQFGLGFIPICSEDYVFVCHQKSLQKASVSQFIEIIKSDLFHNEVQNLAGYKSELSGKIEDITGFIKR; from the coding sequence ATGCCTGGTAAAAGAATACATATCGATCCTACTTGGTCGTTTCGAGATGAAGCTGGAAATACACTGGATCCACAGCTCTTTCGCTTATTGGCAGCCATTAATCAGCACAAAAAGCTTACCGCTGCCTCTGAGTCTGCTGGTATTTCTTATCGTCATGCTTGGAATATGCTCAATAAGTGGGCTGATTTTTTTGGGGCTCAGTTAGTTAAGCTCGAAAAAGGCAGAGGGGCAACACTTACCCCGCTAGGAGATAAACTACTGTGGGCAGAACAACGCGTAATGGCTCGTTTTCAACCACAAATGGCTAATTTGGCATCAGAACTCAACGTAGAAATACAAAAAGCGCTCGTCAACCTCACGCCACTGCTGCGTATTCAAGCAAGCCACGGTTACGCTGTAGCCCTTTTACCTGATGTTTGCGAAGGTTTACAGCTTGACCTGCAATACAGCAGCCCCTTAGAGGCGCTGACAGCACTTAATCGTGATGCTTGTGATATTGCAGGGTTTCATATGCCAGCCGGTGTTGTTATTCCCTCGTTAATAGAACGCTACCAACAACTCCTCAAGCCTCGGTCTCACAAAGTAATTCGTTTTATATCACGACAACAAGGACTAATGATCAAAAAAGACAATCCCTTAAACATTCATTCAATACAGGACTTAACACACGAGGGCATTAGGTTTATTAATCGTCAAGAGGACTCAGGTACTCGCGCACTACTCGACCAACTAGTAAAAAATGAAGGTGTATGTGCGGATAATATCGAGGGTTATAACAATCGTGAGTTCACCCATTCTGCGGTTGCTGCTTATATTGCTGCGGGTATGGCCGATGTAGGTTTTGGTGTTGAGCAGGCAGCATATCAATTTGGGCTCGGATTTATCCCTATATGTAGCGAAGATTACGTATTTGTTTGTCATCAGAAAAGCCTCCAAAAAGCATCCGTGAGCCAATTTATAGAGATTATAAAAAGTGATCTTTTTCATAATGAAGTGCAAAATTTGGCGGGTTATAAGAGTGAATTAAGCGGTAAAATTGAAGATATAACCGGTTTTATTAAGCGCTAA
- a CDS encoding formate dehydrogenase subunit gamma, translating to MNDKAKWDPQAVQGIIASLQHKPGALLPILHGIQNALGYIPPDSVPMIADAIQQTRAEVHGVITFYHHFRLTPPGRIKLEVCRAEACQARGSRDLEFHVKEKLGIDYHQTTLDREFSLEPVYCLGNCACGPTIRVDDDIIGRITPEKFDLLVDELTTTALEIR from the coding sequence ATGAATGACAAGGCCAAATGGGATCCCCAAGCAGTACAGGGGATCATTGCATCGCTGCAACATAAACCCGGTGCTTTATTGCCCATCTTGCATGGCATACAGAATGCTTTGGGTTATATCCCCCCTGATTCAGTTCCAATGATTGCTGATGCAATACAGCAGACACGCGCTGAAGTACACGGGGTCATCACGTTTTACCACCATTTTCGTTTAACGCCTCCAGGACGCATTAAATTAGAAGTGTGTCGTGCAGAAGCCTGCCAAGCACGAGGCTCTCGTGATCTTGAATTTCATGTCAAAGAAAAATTAGGCATTGATTATCATCAAACAACGCTGGATAGAGAGTTTAGTTTGGAGCCTGTTTATTGTTTAGGTAACTGTGCTTGCGGTCCAACTATTCGTGTTGACGACGATATAATAGGGCGTATCACACCTGAAAAGTTTGACCTTCTGGTTGATGAGTTAACAACTACTGCGCTGGAGATAAGATAA
- a CDS encoding formate dehydrogenase beta subunit: protein MSHKIFIPRDTTTLALGGERVVTAVLKEAQARKLDIEIVRNGSRGISWLEPLIEVETATGRVAYGPVEPHDIAALFDTGFLNGNASHRLSLGDPEEIPYLKKQQRLTFARAGVIDPVSIEDYKAHGGFKGLDKSLTLTGQDIVDEVKASGLRGRGGAAFPTGIKWQTVHDCSADQKYIVCNADEGDSGTFADRLVMEADPLMLIEGMIISGLAVGATQGYIYLRSEYPVAHQVMNEAIANAYASGYLGGDIQGSGKAFNLEVRLGAAAYICGEETSLLESLEGKRGLVRFKPPLPAIEGLFGKPTVVNNVLSLAAVPFIMDKGSKAYADCGMGRSRGTLPFQLAGNLKQGGLVELAFGPTLRELIDDFGGGTESGLPMRAIQVGGPLGAYLPESQWDTPLDYEAFSAIGAVLGHGGIVVFDESVDMTEQARFSMEFCVAESCGKCTPCRIGSTRGVEVIDKIRSGNNVEANLALLDDLCETMIDGSLCAMGSMTPIPVKSAFQYFSEDIALANASSSVQAEAK, encoded by the coding sequence ATGAGCCATAAAATTTTTATCCCACGTGATACAACGACTTTAGCCCTTGGTGGTGAACGCGTCGTTACAGCTGTTCTAAAAGAAGCACAAGCACGTAAATTAGATATAGAGATTGTTCGCAACGGTTCGCGAGGAATATCGTGGCTTGAGCCTCTTATTGAAGTTGAAACGGCAACTGGACGTGTTGCATATGGCCCTGTTGAACCTCATGACATTGCAGCCTTGTTTGATACAGGCTTTTTAAACGGGAATGCTAGCCATCGATTGTCTCTGGGTGACCCTGAAGAAATTCCTTATCTAAAGAAACAACAGCGTTTAACATTTGCCCGTGCAGGTGTTATAGACCCTGTTTCTATTGAAGATTATAAAGCACACGGTGGTTTTAAAGGGCTGGATAAAAGCCTAACTCTGACCGGCCAAGACATTGTTGATGAAGTCAAAGCATCAGGTTTGCGTGGTCGTGGTGGTGCAGCATTTCCCACAGGGATTAAATGGCAAACTGTTCACGACTGTAGCGCCGATCAAAAATACATCGTCTGTAATGCAGATGAAGGTGACTCAGGTACATTTGCTGACCGGCTTGTTATGGAAGCTGACCCGTTAATGCTGATTGAAGGCATGATCATTTCAGGTTTAGCTGTTGGAGCTACGCAGGGGTATATCTATTTACGCTCTGAATACCCTGTTGCTCATCAAGTTATGAATGAAGCAATTGCCAATGCTTACGCGTCGGGATATCTCGGTGGTGACATTCAAGGAAGCGGAAAAGCATTCAATTTAGAAGTGCGTTTAGGTGCAGCCGCTTATATTTGTGGTGAAGAGACCTCTTTGCTGGAAAGTCTTGAAGGTAAGCGTGGCTTAGTACGTTTTAAACCACCACTGCCTGCAATTGAAGGGCTGTTTGGTAAGCCAACAGTCGTTAATAACGTACTGTCGTTGGCGGCGGTACCTTTTATTATGGATAAAGGCAGTAAAGCCTATGCTGATTGCGGCATGGGACGCTCTCGCGGTACGTTACCATTTCAGCTAGCAGGAAACCTCAAACAAGGCGGGTTGGTTGAGTTAGCATTTGGCCCCACACTACGAGAGCTAATTGATGATTTTGGTGGCGGAACCGAATCAGGGTTACCAATGCGAGCAATACAAGTAGGCGGCCCCTTAGGTGCTTACCTGCCAGAGAGTCAATGGGATACGCCGTTAGATTATGAGGCCTTTTCGGCCATTGGTGCAGTGCTTGGACATGGCGGCATTGTCGTATTTGACGAATCAGTTGATATGACTGAGCAAGCACGCTTCTCCATGGAGTTTTGTGTTGCCGAGTCTTGCGGTAAATGTACACCTTGTCGAATCGGCTCCACACGCGGTGTTGAAGTGATTGATAAGATCAGATCAGGCAATAATGTAGAAGCCAATTTGGCATTATTGGATGACTTATGTGAAACCATGATTGATGGGTCTTTATGTGCCATGGGCAGCATGACGCCAATCCCTGTTAAAAGTGCATTTCAATACTTTTCAGAAGATATAGCACTCGCCAATGCATCTTCTTCAGTTCAGGCGGAGGCTAAATAA
- the fdhF gene encoding formate dehydrogenase subunit alpha, which yields MLQHFDPNKDYGTPARVSENLITLEIDGVAVTVPEGTSVLRAAALVDINIPKLCASDNLDAFGSCRLCAVQIEGRRGYPASCTTPVDAGMKVVTQNEKIAKLRRNIMELYISDHPLDCLTCPSNGDCELQDMAGAVGLREVRYGFDGHNHLDAEKDLSNPYFSFDPSKCIVCSRCVRACEEVQGTFALTVDGRGFDSKIAAGQDDSFLESDCVSCGACVQACPTSTLMENNVIEMGQPEHSVVTTCAYCGVGCSFKADMKGDQVIRMVPYKGGEANQGHSCVKGRFAFGYATHKDRIKTPMIRDSINEAWREVSWEEAIGFAAKRLKDVQATYGRESIGGITSSRCTNEETYLVQKLIRAGFGNNNTDTCARVCHSPTGYGLKTTLGESAGTQTFDSIKYTDTMLVIGANPTDAHPVFGSMMRRRLREGAQLIVADPRKIDLLKTPHLKDAIHLPLRPGTNVALVNSLAHTIMSEGLEDKAFIASRCDDKAFIKWQAFITEERNSPEAMQSITGVDAEDVRKAARVYAYAGNGAIFYGLGVTEHSQGSTMVMGIANLALATGNIGREGVGVNPLRGQNNVQGSCDMGSFPHELPGYQHVADDEARGRFEAAWGVKLDDEPGLRIPNMFDAALAGSFKALYVQGEDIAQSDPNTQHVEAALKALDCVIVQDIFLNETAKFAHVLLPGSTFLEKNGTFTNAERRINRVRKVMPALAGKEDWEVTVALSNALGYEMNYNHPSEIMDEIASLTPSFTGVNYERLEELGSIQWPCNEQHPDGMPIMHVEDFPIGKGNLAITEYVATDERATRRFPLLLTTGRILSQYNVGAQTRRTENQTWHNEDVLELHPHDAEERGVNEGDWLGISSRAGQTVLRAVISERMQPGVVYTTFHHPGSGANVITTDSSDWATNCPEYKVTAVQVEKVTQPSEWQKNFEDFNNKQQDYLRKGRRSRSEEARQ from the coding sequence ATGTTACAACACTTTGATCCTAATAAAGATTACGGTACGCCTGCGCGTGTATCTGAAAACCTCATTACGCTTGAGATTGATGGCGTTGCTGTCACAGTGCCTGAGGGAACTTCTGTGTTGCGTGCTGCGGCATTAGTCGATATCAACATTCCTAAATTGTGCGCCAGCGATAATCTAGATGCTTTTGGTTCTTGCCGACTTTGCGCGGTACAGATTGAAGGCCGCCGAGGCTACCCGGCATCTTGTACGACACCGGTAGATGCTGGGATGAAAGTCGTCACACAGAACGAAAAAATTGCAAAACTGCGCCGTAATATTATGGAGCTGTATATTTCAGACCACCCATTGGACTGCCTGACCTGTCCATCAAACGGTGACTGTGAACTACAGGATATGGCCGGAGCCGTTGGCTTAAGGGAAGTTCGTTATGGCTTTGATGGCCATAATCACCTAGACGCAGAAAAAGATCTATCAAACCCTTATTTCAGCTTTGATCCTAGCAAATGTATCGTCTGCTCGCGTTGCGTGCGTGCATGTGAAGAGGTTCAAGGGACATTTGCATTAACGGTTGATGGCCGTGGTTTTGACTCTAAAATTGCAGCGGGGCAGGACGATTCGTTTCTTGAATCCGACTGTGTCTCGTGCGGTGCGTGCGTACAAGCATGCCCAACCTCAACCTTGATGGAAAATAATGTCATTGAGATGGGCCAACCCGAGCATAGCGTTGTGACAACCTGCGCATACTGTGGTGTTGGCTGTTCTTTTAAAGCCGATATGAAAGGCGATCAAGTTATCCGCATGGTGCCATATAAAGGCGGGGAAGCTAACCAAGGGCACTCTTGTGTCAAAGGCCGTTTTGCTTTTGGTTACGCCACTCACAAAGACCGTATTAAAACACCCATGATTCGCGATAGTATCAACGAAGCATGGCGCGAAGTAAGCTGGGAAGAAGCGATTGGCTTTGCTGCAAAACGCTTAAAAGACGTCCAAGCAACCTATGGCCGAGAGAGCATTGGTGGCATCACTTCTTCACGTTGCACTAACGAAGAAACCTACTTAGTTCAGAAGCTGATCCGAGCTGGATTTGGTAACAACAATACAGATACCTGTGCGCGTGTTTGCCATAGCCCTACGGGTTATGGTCTGAAAACCACACTGGGTGAATCTGCGGGAACACAAACCTTCGATTCGATTAAATATACCGATACGATGTTAGTAATCGGCGCAAACCCAACCGATGCGCATCCGGTGTTTGGCTCCATGATGCGCCGCCGTTTACGCGAAGGTGCGCAGTTGATTGTTGCTGACCCTCGTAAAATTGACCTATTAAAAACGCCTCATCTTAAAGATGCCATACATCTACCGTTGCGCCCAGGTACCAATGTTGCCTTAGTGAACTCACTTGCACACACCATCATGAGCGAAGGCTTAGAAGATAAAGCATTTATAGCCTCACGCTGTGACGATAAAGCATTCATCAAATGGCAGGCATTCATTACAGAAGAGCGTAACTCACCTGAAGCGATGCAAAGCATTACCGGTGTTGATGCTGAAGATGTTAGAAAGGCGGCTCGCGTGTATGCCTATGCAGGTAATGGTGCGATCTTCTATGGGCTGGGTGTAACTGAGCATAGCCAAGGATCAACTATGGTCATGGGCATTGCAAACTTAGCGTTGGCTACCGGTAATATTGGCCGTGAAGGTGTGGGGGTTAACCCATTGCGTGGCCAAAATAACGTACAGGGTTCTTGTGATATGGGTTCTTTCCCTCATGAGTTACCAGGCTATCAGCATGTTGCCGATGATGAAGCACGTGGCCGGTTTGAAGCCGCATGGGGCGTTAAGCTAGATGATGAACCCGGCTTACGTATCCCTAACATGTTTGATGCGGCACTGGCTGGCAGCTTCAAAGCCTTGTATGTGCAAGGTGAGGATATCGCTCAGTCTGACCCAAATACTCAACATGTAGAAGCAGCACTTAAAGCACTGGATTGTGTGATAGTGCAGGATATATTCCTCAATGAAACAGCAAAATTTGCCCATGTTTTATTACCGGGATCTACGTTTCTTGAGAAAAACGGCACCTTTACCAATGCCGAGCGCCGCATCAATCGTGTTCGTAAGGTTATGCCTGCGTTAGCAGGGAAGGAAGACTGGGAAGTCACAGTAGCGCTTTCAAATGCGTTGGGTTATGAAATGAATTATAACCATCCTTCAGAAATTATGGATGAAATTGCCAGTCTTACGCCTAGCTTTACCGGCGTAAATTATGAGCGCTTAGAAGAGCTAGGAAGCATTCAATGGCCGTGCAATGAGCAACACCCTGATGGGATGCCTATCATGCACGTAGAAGACTTTCCAATCGGTAAAGGCAACTTAGCCATTACTGAATACGTCGCAACCGATGAGCGCGCAACACGGCGCTTCCCACTGCTGTTAACGACGGGGCGTATTCTTTCGCAATACAATGTTGGCGCACAAACACGTCGCACTGAAAATCAGACATGGCACAACGAAGATGTCTTGGAGCTTCACCCGCATGATGCAGAAGAGCGTGGTGTTAATGAAGGTGATTGGCTAGGCATTAGCAGTCGTGCAGGGCAAACTGTATTGCGTGCCGTTATAAGTGAGCGTATGCAGCCCGGTGTTGTCTATACAACCTTCCATCACCCAGGCAGTGGCGCTAACGTCATTACGACCGATAGTTCGGATTGGGCAACAAACTGCCCTGAATATAAGGTCACGGCGGTACAGGTTGAGAAAGTAACGCAACCGTCTGAATGGCAGAAGAATTTTGAAGACTTTAACAATAAGCAACAAGATTACCTTAGAAAAGGGCGCCGCAGCCGATCTGAAGAGGCCCGCCAGTAA
- the fdhD gene encoding formate dehydrogenase accessory sulfurtransferase FdhD: MAACPQMVTHKDVVPTASESGLQLELQASVAVSRWEQGNQSLAHDNVAEEVAVALVYNGISHVVMMTSPNDLKDFALGFSITEGILTSADELYDIELQQHDTGVEVQMSIASGRMMQLKQQRRNLTGRTGCGLCGAESLGQAVRPIKVLQNPSEVSDEAIQSAVLKLDENQPQQALTGACHGAAWCNKQGEILMVREDVGRHNALDKLIGALVREGINMQKGFVLISSRASYEMVQKVTAVGINTLVAVSAPTGLALRLAREAGLQLIGFARPQRHVSYSPEPVASND, encoded by the coding sequence ATGGCTGCATGTCCGCAAATGGTTACTCATAAGGACGTTGTGCCGACTGCATCAGAATCTGGCTTACAGCTTGAACTGCAAGCCAGTGTTGCGGTTAGTCGTTGGGAGCAAGGAAATCAAAGCCTTGCTCACGACAACGTCGCTGAAGAGGTAGCGGTTGCTTTAGTCTATAACGGCATTTCACATGTCGTTATGATGACCAGCCCAAATGACTTAAAGGATTTTGCGCTAGGCTTCAGTATTACAGAGGGTATTCTGACAAGTGCAGATGAGCTATATGACATTGAGCTACAACAACACGACACAGGTGTTGAGGTGCAAATGAGTATTGCCTCTGGGCGCATGATGCAGCTCAAGCAGCAGCGACGAAACCTAACAGGCCGTACCGGATGCGGCTTGTGCGGTGCTGAATCTCTAGGGCAAGCGGTACGACCTATTAAGGTGTTGCAGAACCCAAGTGAAGTCAGTGATGAAGCCATTCAAAGCGCAGTGCTCAAATTAGATGAGAACCAACCACAACAAGCACTTACCGGTGCGTGCCACGGAGCAGCCTGGTGCAATAAACAGGGCGAAATATTGATGGTTCGTGAAGATGTGGGCCGCCACAATGCACTGGATAAGCTTATTGGTGCATTAGTACGCGAAGGCATAAATATGCAAAAGGGGTTTGTATTGATATCAAGCCGTGCCAGTTACGAAATGGTGCAGAAGGTAACAGCCGTAGGTATCAATACGCTTGTAGCTGTATCTGCACCGACAGGGTTGGCCTTGCGCTTAGCAAGAGAGGCTGGATTACAACTCATTGGCTTTGCTCGCCCGCAACGGCATGTAAGTTACAGCCCGGAACCAGTAGCATCAAATGATTAA
- a CDS encoding formate dehydrogenase subunit delta, whose amino-acid sequence MSHSQLDQLIIMANQIADNNHLDTDAESVEFIATHIKKFWARSMKEELIAYAKEGGDKLNVLATQAVMVLSEQYTSRST is encoded by the coding sequence ATGAGTCACTCGCAGTTAGATCAGCTAATTATCATGGCAAACCAAATTGCTGATAATAACCACCTAGATACAGATGCGGAGTCTGTTGAGTTTATCGCAACGCATATAAAAAAATTCTGGGCTCGTTCCATGAAAGAAGAACTTATAGCGTATGCAAAAGAAGGTGGCGACAAACTAAATGTATTGGCAACACAGGCAGTAATGGTATTGTCTGAGCAATATACCTCACGAAGCACCTAA